The Tepidisphaeraceae bacterium sequence GGCTGGGGTTGGCGGCGGTTGAAGCCGCGCGACGGTGCTGGGACCTGGCGATGACGGCACTTGCGCGACGACGGGCGTGCTTAAGGCGATGGTCAACAGCAAGGCGCGCTTCATAAATATCCCGTGTAACAGCTTGAATCGTGCTTCTTTTGGTCGCGGCCGCGTTGCGCGGGCCCTACTGCGCCAGCGCAACGTCGTGGTCGGTCAGGTCACCCACGACGCCCATCTGCGGGCCGGTGATCTTCACGTCGTACACGTCGCGGGTCGTCTCGTTCTTCACCTTGATCGTCTGCCCAAACGTGCCCGACTCGGCCGCCCGCGCGACGGTCTTGATGCGAATGCCACCCTGGCCGAGCGTTACCGAGACCAGCTGCCCCGCCCGCACCAGCGGCACCGCCTGGATCAGCCGTGCGGTCATCAGCGCGCCCGCGGGCAGGTTGCGCGTCGCCTGCTGGCCGACGATCTGCGACAGCGAGACCAGCGTGTCGGTCGGTGTTTCGTCGCTGAGCACCCGACGGGTGGTGACGTCGTCGGCGCGAATGACCTGCCGGGCCGCGATCGGCTTGTCGACGATCACCTGGTCCTGCCACGCCTTGGCGTCGGCCTGGATGGTCGTCTTGTGCTGGCCACCATCGGTGAGAATGGTTACGTCCCACACCACCGTGCCCAGCGCGCGCACCCGGCGGGCGTCGAGCGTGAAGCGGAACTGCGGTTCTGCCAGGTTCAACACCTTCTCGTCGGTGGGCTTGAAGGTGAGCTGTAGGTTGGCCCGGTCAAGGCTCAGGCGCGACGCCAGGTCGGACACCAGCTGCGCCCGCAGCGAGCGCGGGCTGGTTTGAACCAGGTCGTCCGCCCCGTTCAGTCGGTGG is a genomic window containing:
- the flgA gene encoding flagellar basal body P-ring formation chaperone FlgA gives rise to the protein MTQPIADRRRYRSLIALALCVTATVAGQAAAQSTLDDTAPAPIATPLALPATVFMTDASRLATAVVELRSEAKVYGQEIRFKQIARWSDADNALMQPLGELIVARAEDETPFRSLTVEQVQTVLCDAGINLATLRFTGATSCRVARADVRFDETEAMMAWAKPNEPMAVEAVDDLIMVAPSGTAKPQATPAGHRLNGADDLVQTSPRSLRAQLVSDLASRLSLDRANLQLTFKPTDEKVLNLAEPQFRFTLDARRVRALGTVVWDVTILTDGGQHKTTIQADAKAWQDQVIVDKPIAARQVIRADDVTTRRVLSDETPTDTLVSLSQIVGQQATRNLPAGALMTARLIQAVPLVRAGQLVSVTLGQGGIRIKTVARAAESGTFGQTIKVKNETTRDVYDVKITGPQMGVVGDLTDHDVALAQ